The stretch of DNA TCGGTCGGCCGTCGGTGCCCTTGCCCATCGTGGCGTTGCCGAAGACCATGTAGGCGGGGCCGGCGTCGATGGGTTCGCTGTAGCGGATCACCGCTTCGTGCGTGGGGTCGGGTGGCGCGACGCAGTATTGCAGCGCGTGGAAATAGCCGCCCAGAATGGTCATCGACGCGTTCTGGATGCCCAGAGATAGAAGCGGCGCCACCAGGCCTTCGAAGAGACTCGCGCCCGGTTGCAGTGCCAGCCTGACGTGGCGGGCACGCTGGGACAGTTTGCTCTGGATGCGAACCGGATTGAAAGCGCCGGGATGGATCAGCGTGCGTGAGCGTGGAAAAACGGATGAGCGTTGCGCGGTCATCGGGGTTGTCTCCTGGACGGGATCTCTTTTGGAGGCCCGGGAATTTCCGCA from Bordetella sp. FB-8 encodes:
- a CDS encoding PCC domain-containing protein, which encodes MTAQRSSVFPRSRTLIHPGAFNPVRIQSKLSQRARHVRLALQPGASLFEGLVAPLLSLGIQNASMTILGGYFHALQYCVAPPDPTHEAVIRYSEPIDAGPAYMVFGNATMGKGTDGRPIVHCHAALRTAQGAAKGGHIITQNAIVGLQPISVLVTSLDGFDLRVAFDPETNIALIQPLQENHHD